One Archangium violaceum genomic window, GAGCCAGCATGCTCCAGCGGGGCGGACCTTCACCTCGAGACGGACCTGGCGGAACTACTTCACACAGGTGGTGTAGTTGTTCACGTTCGTGGGGTCGCTGATGCTCTTCCGGCAGCCCGAGAGATAGCCATACCCCGACACATGCATGCCAGCGGGGCACTGATCAGAGGTCAGGATGCCACAAATGAATGCACTGGTCCGCGTGGGGGACGAGTATTTCACGCACGTGGTGCTGTTTTTCTCATTCGTCGAATTCTTCCCACACGCGGACTTGTAGTTGTAACTGGTTGGATAGAAGCCCGCGAGGCAGGTGTCGATGCCGCAGGGCGAGATGCTTCCGCCATCCGCGGTGGGGATGAGCTCGTAGCGGGTCCGATTGAAGGTGACCAGGTCGCCGTTATAGACGGTGTTGCAATTCTCGTGGGCGTCGTAGCCGAAGACGTAGTGGGCGCCGCTTGAATAGGCATCAATGCCGCAAGCGTAATAGGTACCGGAAGGAATGCTCCTACACTGGGTCGCGTTCTTCTCCTGGCTGAAACAGTCGTCTCCTCAGTGTGGGGTCGGCCCGGTTTCGCACAGGTTGGACGAGAGATAGTAACCATCGCCACAGGTGCCGAATCCGCACGTGACAATGACATCATCCAGCGCTTGCTGGACGGAGCTCTCGTCGGAGCCCTCCTCAACGACAGCGCCTCCACACCCAGCCAGCAGCATCAGCAGGGACGGGACGAACAGCAGCTTCTTCATGGCACAGCTTTTCCAGGGAGATGATCGTTGTTTGCAGCCGGGTCCGATCCGCATCCAACGCCCCCGGAATCATCATTTTCTTGAAAAGAGGCTGTGAAGTGCTTCACAGTTGTGAGCAGTGCGTGCTGATCATCACTCACCGTATGGCCGCGGGGCAGTCGGTGCTCGCGCGGCCATGTGAGCGCCATCCAAGCCTGAAGGGTTTGCTCAGGCCGGTACGGCCTCGGTGATGCTGAGCAGGGCCGGCGTGTGGATGACGCGCGTGAGCCTCAGCCCGGCCTGGGCGAAGAGCTTCCTGAACTCCTCTTCCGTGCGCTCACGCCCTGGCAGGGACATCATCAGCAGGACGTCCACCACCTTGCCTTCATGGGGCGTGTTCCCCGGGGGAATGACGGCGTCCACCACCAGGATGCGCCCGTGCTCCGGCATGGCCTTCCGGCAATTGCGGAGGATGCGTACGCAGACCTCGTCGCTCCAGTCGTGGAGGATGCGTTTGAGGAGATACGCGTCCGCGCCCGCGGGTACCGATTCGAAGAAGTCCCCCTCCGCGAGCTCGCAGCGGTCCGCCAGGCCCGCCTGGGCGATCCGGGCCTCGGCGAGGACGTGGCGATGGTCGTACAGCACGCCGCGTACATGGGGAGCGGCCTTGAGCACTTCGATGATGAGGCCACCATGTCCTCCTCCCACGTCCACCACGCGCTGCATCGCCGTGAAGTCATAGCTCTTGGCGATGGGGCCATTCTCCAGGTCGGAGAGGCAGGACATGCCGCGGTGGAAACGGGCCCCTTCCTTGGGGTCACGCTCGAGGTAGTCGAAGAAGGGCGCTCCGAAGACGCGGTCGAAGGGGTCCTTCCCCTTGCGCACCGTCTCCGAGAGCTCTCCGGCGGGCGTCC contains:
- a CDS encoding methyltransferase, with amino-acid sequence MNPQTVNPVQRLVDLSYGFVYSAALCAAAELGVADLLEKGPRSAASLAEELGADPQSLYRLLRLLASAEVFSEDDSGHFSLTPAADYLRTNAPGSLRSAVLMLTQKTFWTPAGELSETVRKGKDPFDRVFGAPFFDYLERDPKEGARFHRGMSCLSDLENGPIAKSYDFTAMQRVVDVGGGHGGLIIEVLKAAPHVRGVLYDHRHVLAEARIAQAGLADRCELAEGDFFESVPAGADAYLLKRILHDWSDEVCVRILRNCRKAMPEHGRILVVDAVIPPGNTPHEGKVVDVLLMMSLPGRERTEEEFRKLFAQAGLRLTRVIHTPALLSITEAVPA